The Anastrepha ludens isolate Willacy chromosome 2, idAnaLude1.1, whole genome shotgun sequence genome contains a region encoding:
- the LOC128854967 gene encoding uncharacterized protein LOC128854967 — MPLQPEPPDKTTNRFSLLSQFDDYTSDYSFPPLTYKQTSLNQPKYITIKSPNNELQKLSPFVIKKSLDAISTQIENIKQLKDGSLLILTRNSKVAEKFLKLKTIANLCPVTTKYQDNLNTIKGIIYAPCLNEVNEEEILRELKIQGVTGIYKFTRMTEGKVVPTGKIVLSFDLYHLPKVIDIAWYKVKVAPYYPTPMRCKNCQLLGHTKIRCTNTATCEGCNLPPHSPSDCTRKQCANCGSDHASSDKDCPRFKQTQEILKIKTITKCSMGEALRKYNENNTQTVKSKSTYANVTITSQSTSTNKTPSSPTTTSTTIGKRPATSPPTKTSISKLQKTKNSLETNSLNNPTNKTTSNSLTQTANAKQTQNSPHHISQQTNNILESLSTISPCSKITQELLKKNDYFMPISDSDEEPKL, encoded by the coding sequence atgCCATTACAACCAGAACCGCCAGACAAAACAACAAACAGATTTTCTTTACTAAGCCAATTTGACGACTATACTTCCGACTACTCTTTTCCGCCGctcacatacaaacaaacatcacTCAATCAACCCAAATACATAACTATTAAATCACCTAATAATGAACTACAAAAACTCAGTCCtttcgtaattaaaaaatcgttagACGCAATATCTACCCAAATCGAAAACATTAAACAACTTAAAGACGGCTCACTACTGATACTAACACGTAACTCAAAAGTAGCTGAGAAATTTCTAAAGTTAAAAACGATTGCTAACCTCTGTCCAGTGACAACAAAATATCAAGACAATCTAAACACAATAAAGGGAATAATATACGCGCCTTGCCTAAACGAAGTAAACGAGGAGGAGATTTTGCGGGAACTTAAAATCCAAGGCGTGACTGGTATATATAAGTTTACCCGCATGACTGAGGGCAAAGTTGTTCCTACTGGCAAAATTGTCTTATCTTTTGACCTCTACCACCTACCCAAAGTCATCGACATAGCTTGGTATAAAGTTAAGGTCGCCCCTTACTATCCAACACCTATGCGCTGCAAAAACTGCCAACTACTAGGACACACAAAAATACGCTGCACCAATACTGCTACATGCGAAGGCTGCAATCTTCCACCCCACTCTCCATCCGACTGTACACGTAAACAATGTGCAAACTGTGGCAGCGATCATGCATCGTCAGACAAAGACTGCCCAAGATTTAAACAGACTCAAGAAATTCTAAAAATCAAAACCATCACAAAATGCTCCATGGGCGAAGCACTGCGCAAATACAACGAAAATAATACACAAACTGTAAAATCCAAAAGCACTTATGCAAACGTCACCATAACAAGTCAATCAACATCCACTAACAAGACACCATCATCACCAACGACAACAAGTACAACAATAGGAAAACGCCCTGCTACATCCCCACCAACAAAAACTAGTAtatcaaaactacaaaaaacaaagaattcaCTCGAAACCAATAGTTTAAATAATCCTACTAACAAAACAACATCAAACTCACTCACTCAAACCGCTAACGCCAAACAAACGCAAAACTCACCACACCACATATCCCAACAAACCAATAATATTCTGGAAAGCCTTTCTACTATCTCACCATGCAGCAAAATTACTCaagaattactaaaaaaaaacgattatttCATGCCCATATCCGACTCCGACGAAGAACCTAAACTATAA